The Primulina huaijiensis isolate GDHJ02 chromosome 18, ASM1229523v2, whole genome shotgun sequence DNA window CACACACACGGAATACAGATACAATTTCATTTTTCGAAGTGCTACAGCAAATCTAACTAAACCCTAACCCCCTTCTTAAGTTCAAGTGACTTCCGAatccaccaaaaaaaaaaggaagataGCAGGAACCACAAATAAAACAATGATTTACCGACAGGAACAGTTGAAAAAATGGTGGAGCACTGATGTACCTTTCTTGGCCAGCGGTGTCCCAAATCTGGGCCTTGACCACCTTATCGTCAACACGAATGCTGCGCGTTGCAAATTCCACTCCAATAGTTGATTTTGACTCCAAGCTAAACTCATTCCTGGTGAACCTCGACAACAAATTCGATTTCCCGACACCCGAATCGCCGATCAAGACCAACTTGAAGAGGTAATCATAGTCGTCTTCAGCCCTATATCCGCCCGCCATCTTGAATCAATCGATCTAGTCTGCAAATCTTGGCGCAGAATAGAGAATTTTTACGTTACGATATCGTAATTGGCATTGGGGTAGGGACTGGCGTTTTGTCACGCTAGCTGGAATGAAATGATTGTCACGATGGTGGGAGGGAGAAATTTATtgcctattttatttaataaaataaactaatagTGAAAATTTACTTTTTggtaaattattaatatttttgtactTCTTTGATTTATTCTATGTAACAGAGGTTCGTGCGACATACAACGCATGCtgctagtaaaaaaaaaatcaagtactttatttttatcaatatttgaaattgaaatagcAAAAGAGAAGATAGTATAGAAAGAAAAATGTTTCATATGAATTCGAATTTTGGAAATAGttaaattaatcttttttttagaaaatatgcTTTGACAATTTATATTGAAGAATGTGAAACTCTGTGACCCACACCCTATTATTATTAGGTGAGAGATCCTGCAATTGTTACCTGAACATAAtacacattatttttttttcccttaaaCTATCTTTAGtctaaaatattaatagattccttcaaaaaaaaaaatagatgcaAAATATTAAACACAAATTTGGTGGAAAAATGCAAAAACAATAGTTTGGGATCATAAGTCTATATCACAAAATCGAAATGTGAAATTATCTCATAAaacttttaatgaaaaataatatttttataccttagaaaaaatcaaattgaagatttatttcaCAAATTAACATGTGAGCTcagaagagttttttttttttaaaaaaaaaagatatcaaTCCACGAACTTTATTTTACAATAAAAGATCAATTAACTTTTAGCAAAACACAATTTTCTCAGGCATCCTCTCGATGTGATTAAACTAGACTTAAAACCTGAGAACTTTAGTGGAGAATTTTGCCTCTGGtgtgcatatttttattttagtataaTAAAATGCAAAGATTATAAAGAGTTCCCGTTTACTAAACATAAAATCCAACAGAGTTCAAAACATGCGTTTGCAAAAAAGCATACATTTCCATATCAGCCTCCTTCTCTAAATATTCAATTGTCTTTGCAACATATCTAACATCTCGTCCATAAATATGTGAAGCCGCCGCCGCTTTGTATGTCAAGCGCTGCAGGTCACCTGTTGTCACAAAGAACATTCAAATGAAAAATGGATGCAATCATACAAGTTAAACTGAAATTCTCGACGCACAGCACAAGAATCATCTTCCGTTTCAAACGGTTAGTttaatatatatagagataaaGAAACTGTCGAACAGAAACAAGATAGTTCACCACAAGGACACTACCATGTTCCCAAATTATCCTTATACCaagatttttttacaaattgtcattgcaatttattttcaatatcacCATTCTCAAATACTATGACATCTCACGGTGCAGCAGTTATATAATAGATACATAGGGCTCGAAACAAAATAGGCTTAAACTTTTTAGTACCTGAAGTCATATCTGACTTGAGGATGCTGTTATGGAAATGCCGTCTCAGCCACCATCTAAAACGAAATCTCCAAGATTTTCCAGATTCACTTTTAGTGAATATTTCTGGGATCTTGTTAGAGTGGCCCATAAATTCCTGACCGCTTTGATCACCATCATCACCACACACGGAAATTCTATCTTCTTCACACAGAGAGAGTTTCAAGAAGCAAGACGCTAACTCCTTCCACGTGTCGCAGGTTCCATACGTAGCATCTAGGTGTGAGGCTATCATTTCCACCAGATTCTGAATGTCATATTCCCCTGCAACATGTTTTTGAGATATTCAACCAGTTAATGCCCACGGCACCTTATATAGTAGGATCATGGATGCTCATGAATTTAGTGATAGATTTGCACCAAGGAAAAACTCGATTAAGACCTCATTTGAACTGAAAACATACCACGTTGATGTAAAAGAACAAGTTTCGCCAAGGAGTCACCACATGTTGGATCCTTCTTCAAAATTTCCTCAAAACATGTACAGAGTTTGACATAATTTCCACCATCAAAATGCTCCACTAGGCCTGCTTTCAGTCTGCAGTGGAAGTAACAAAATTCTGTAAATACAAACATGCGCGGACATTTAGAGATTGTTATTTCCAATTTATTGTGCATGTATCACAAGTATATAACTGGTAATGAAAGCTACGGGACCCCCAAAGTACTAAGTTTTACCAAATGCACCACGTATTATAATACATAAGAGAAGATTAAGAATAAGACAGGTAGAGGGAGGGATATCACCCCTCAAACCCATTGGATCAGCCTATCACACGCCTGCCCCCTCCCCTCGAAAACCCCAATCCTCAAAAGGTATTTgcctttaatttttcttttccctttacTTCCTCACGGAAAAGAACTTTAGCGTAAATTATGTGTCAGGCATTCTGTATTTCACTCATTTTGATTTTCTCATACATtatcaataatatatttaaattcataGAATTTCTTTATCTGTTCTAATCCTGGAACATTTATTCAACGAATTCTAGTCGACATAAACAATCATGCAATCTACAATGACATCATTATTCATCTTATTGTGAGATACTGCTCCCCACCCCCACCCTCACACCCCAATCTTGAATCATGAGTCTACGACTTGGAAAGGAATTGATTTTAAAAGGATTAATTAACATTACGAATCTTCAGAAGATTCCCACAGGAAAATTGGTAACATTCAAatagagatctgatgagttgtTTTCGAAGATTCCCATTGCACGTATATGCACGGTGATGTTACATATTTTGAGTTGTTTGTGTTCCAATTCGTTCACCTAAACACCCATATCTACTACTTTAAGCTGGTACATACAGAgccaataaataaaaagaaatcataACCTCAGTTGTACAATCGAATCTGAAAACTGAGACATATTTTCAACTTCACCAAGGGCCTCACCGACCTGATCTCCAAGAAGCAGCATCTGCATCAATTAAGAATGTCAAACAGTCAGAAATATAAATTCATGAGTATAGGCCATTATGCCTGAGGCAAATAACAGTTGgcaaattaaacaacaaaaacaCCATGAAAGGTAATACTGTTTGACAACTTGATGAGTCGTCTAGATAGAGGCAAATTGTAAATTGCAGCTGCTGATTTTAGCCATCAATTTTCTCTATAATTCGCAATCTCCTGTTTTATCCTTGACAACTCTCCTGAAGGTTTACATACATTCGGGACATcgagaaattaaacacaagaaaaagagagaaaaataaaaggTCATAGTTGTGCCTTAAGTGGTTGTTTCTAAGGTGCATACAACAACTAGTAAGCAAGAAAATAGTTTCTATACAATTTGGAAGTGATgggaaaaaaacattttatatgCACATTGATTTCACCAAATCGCGCACGTATACAGCATGCAAGCATCAACTTTCAAATGAATCTTGCTATTGCAGAGTAAGGAAAACTAAGGACAACCGTATCAAATAAAACTAGTCACactaataatataaattttagatTACGCCAATTATCACCACGTGCTCCCAAAACTTATCCAGAATACGACCACCACCTATAGGTAACAACTATGAGGTCAGCTTCACAATCCCATGAGCAAGAAGAATTATGAGCCCAAATTGCAGAAATAGGGACTGAATATCACACTTGCAAAAAAGTTGATATAATGCTTTCTAAAAAAGAATAACAAGaatcatattttcattattcTAGTGAAACAGGGTGATGCAGTACCTGTATTAAAGGGTGAAATGCCTCAATTACAGGAGGTGTTGAGTACAGGGCAACACGCAAGCACTTCACCGCACTTATATAGAAGTCATTACGTAATTTTTTGTGCATTTCCATGGCATCCTCCAAATTTTCATGAGAATCGGGCAATTTTAAAGGCAATAACCATGAAGGTAGACCTATATTTAGCACAAGATTGGAAGATTTAGCTTACTAAAAACTTAACGTTTGAACAATTGATATAGTGGTGAAACAGAAAAGGGGGTGGGGTTCTTAAACTCACCTTGGGTGTAAAAAATAGAGGCATGTGGCTGATCATCACTATGATTAGAGAAAGAATAATCCCTTTGCTCGCTAACCTTAGTAGAATTCATGTAAAAACCTTGAGGCTGAACTGTGGGGTGAGAAATATCTTCTCCCAGTTTTTTATCAATTTCCATCGGTTCTTCTTTCAGTCGGTTACCATTGTCTTCAAATGCTTCCTTGTTGTTGGCAACTGAGGAGTTTGAATCACCCCTTAAGGAAGATTCGGCTCCTCCAGCATCAAGACCATCATTTTCCACAGAATTAGTAATTGACATGTAAATTCCACCCATGGATGCATTTGATTGCATAAACGTGCCAGATGAGTCCAGCTCTGTCAACTGTAATTCTTTTGGGATGCCAGAATACCATAACTGATAAAATACCATCCCAACAACCAAATTTGACACAGGGTCGTTACAAAAGCCCCTTTCCTGCATGAGGCTGATCAACAATGTTGGTGCAACTAAGCAAGAAATATAAGTAACATTTAGAAGTTCACGAAATCTAAAGATTTGTCATTTCAGGTCAGAGATTTCTAGAACAAGGTAAAAGTGATGACTGATTACAGGAGTAGCATGTGCACTTTCCAGAACTTCTAGGAGATAACGAAGGATAATATAGGAGAATCCTAGAAGTTGGAGAAATGTTTATCAACTACTAAATAGAAGCATATATAAAAAACAAGAACCATACCAAAGAGCAGATTGATGTGCATTCTCCATATTTCCATTTTGGAGGCAAAATAGAATAAACTCCACTTGCAATGCAAACCTATTCTGTTCAACACAACAAGCATCCATTAAATAAGAAAACCCTTCAGAATGAGATCAGATTTTGTCCAGCATTTGCATGCACAAGCGCTAAGATTATGTGGATTTGAATCTCATAATTTAGAGAGTCTTgtttaattgttaaaataaattCCCAGCCCCCCTGAAtttttaagcaaaaattaatatttctgTGCCATACCCTTTCTGACCAATTTTTTAAAGGACCGATCTTTTTCATCCACAGTTCATAGACATTGCGAGCTTTTTTTGGGTTGATACTCCCATCCTTAATATAATTGAGAAGCTCTAATGCAGCCTGCAGAAAGTTTGAATACAGACATTTAACACTCACAATGTTTCCAATGTCTATACAGGAAAATCCAAAAAATCTACATATCTCGGAAATACAACCAATCAAAAGCTAAATGAATACTGGACTACTTTCTTTCAAAGACAGAAATCTTGAACGAAAAACCTAACGAACTACTTCTGATCAGTTCTGAGAATTGGAATGTAAAAACCACCAAATCCATTTGATTTCAGAGACAGAATTGGTGTTTGCTGTTGACGGTCATCATCAAAGACACGGGCTGACCGTGGAGGCCAAGGGAGGGGGAGTTTTCATATATTTTGAGAGTGATACTTAGCTAATAGAAACATAAAATTGATGCCATTCTAGTGCTCGTCATGCCCTCCGCCGACCAAAGACAACAGACCTCACTATTGGCCTCTCAATCAACAAAACTTGCAAAACGAAGACCCCAAACAAGTAATTATGAGATACACAAAGGCAGTAAAGAAAAAAATCTCATGATTGAAATTGTACAAACCAACACAGTATCAAGGCCATGAGAATATAAATTGATACCCAATACTTGGCGCGATTTCGAGAGGGAGACTGATCCCTGCCGCTCCCTTGAAGCAACACGCTCAGTACGCCACCAGCTTCTGTCCAATTACGGGCCTTAATAAGTTTCTTGACGAGCCATCGTAGCTTCTCCCTATGATGAGATCGCAGGCTTTTCCCCTCACACTGCGAACTCCCACTGACTCGCTTCAGGCAGTAACTGGGCTTGTGGCTAGCTAACAATGCCCCATtgattcttctcttttttttcgaTAGCTTGGCGGGATCATCCTCGTATTCACGAGGAATTATTGGGGCTCGTCGCTTGAGTTTCTCCGGTGTTTCAACTTCTTGGTTGTTCTCCGGTTCCGTCAACGAATCTTCCGCCATGTATGGTGTGGGACGGGCGTTCACTTGAAATTCGAGAGCCGCTTTGTGGCGGGATAGAGTGAAGGAAAGATGAAAAAAAACCCTGGAATAAAAAACTTTATAGAACACTTTAATAGCCGTTTGCCCCTCAGAAATTTGTTGTTTACATATCACCCCAAAAATACCAGATACGAGATGGAAAGTGGAAACCCGAAAGCCCTGCCCAATAAGATAAATGGGTTAACccgaaaatttatttattagctTGGACATTAGCCAAGAAGCCCACGATTTTAGTCTTTGGGCCATAAATCTGTTGAGATCAAATTCTttgcattattattatataaattgtataaatatttcaaaattacatatatcaaaaaaataattaggtaaatttatgaaaactaaaaaaaatcgaggtaaAACACCATTAAAACTCAAGGGCTTGAAATTTTAGTTCAATGAGCAACCGAgaagcttaaataaatattccaATCGAATCTTAACAGGAAACTTTAGGCTGCGTATGATTGAAATAATTTGAAGTTATATATTCATTTGATTGtttgaatgaatttcaaatcaccTATTGTTAattcatgtatatgtataataattatgatgaaatttgaaatacatcGAAGATGAGTATATTCATCGTTCGAATCTCTCCCAAAATCAATTTCTCTCGTCCAAAcgcatataaaattaaaatggatttttttatttaaaaaaaaattatcaaattataaaTCTAATGTGATCCAATCTTCAATTCCAAGAAAACAACGACGTATTGAATTTATTCTCGATCCTTATCCTTTTCCTGACCCGATAACCTTTTACATCATCCTCGACCACAAAATCATCTAAAGAAAAAATGGATTGAGAGTCACGAGTCGAGCTTTATATTTCAACCATTACAAGTGAAAGTGTTTTTTCACGACTTAGAATCCTCAAGCATACCTTAATTCAGACATCACCATTTTAGTATGTACCTGGAGATAAacaatttcgaaatttttgtaTACAAATCATGTGATAAAAACATAATatcattcaaataaaataaacattttaatgttatatttaattttcttttagttgttatgatatgttattttaCATCAATATGCTTGAAAGATTCATAGCATCTGATTTTTTGTCATATTCGAAAAGtttcgaaaaaaaataatatgttataaaatgaaatatttaccAGTATTAATGTATTCGCTACCACTttagatatttgaaaataaatagaaaCACTATATTTAGGTGCTTGctttgtttatatatttcatttaatttcggttattattttgaattttgtgttgtttttaaatattaaattatcacTACTTTTTAtcgtaataaataaaatataactttttatataatattacatttgttaaatttatataaGAGAGTCgccatgaaattttattatagCGTATGTTCGtaaattgttattattgttatcatgattattatatatcttaattaaaattttaatataaatatttttttacc harbors:
- the LOC140964341 gene encoding uncharacterized protein, with amino-acid sequence MAEDSLTEPENNQEVETPEKLKRRAPIIPREYEDDPAKLSKKKRRINGALLASHKPSYCLKRVSGSSQCEGKSLRSHHREKLRWLVKKLIKARNWTEAGGVLSVLLQGSGRDQSPSRNRAKYWAALELLNYIKDGSINPKKARNVYELWMKKIGPLKNWSERNRFALQVEFILFCLQNGNMENAHQSALCLMQERGFCNDPVSNLVVGMVFYQLWYSGIPKELQLTELDSSGTFMQSNASMGGIYMSITNSVENDGLDAGGAESSLRGDSNSSVANNKEAFEDNGNRLKEEPMEIDKKLGEDISHPTVQPQGFYMNSTKVSEQRDYSFSNHSDDQPHASIFYTQGLPSWLLPLKLPDSHENLEDAMEMHKKLRNDFYISAVKCLRVALYSTPPVIEAFHPLIQMLLLGDQVGEALGEVENMSQFSDSIVQLRLKAGLVEHFDGGNYVKLCTCFEEILKKDPTCGDSLAKLVLLHQRGEYDIQNLVEMIASHLDATYGTCDTWKELASCFLKLSLCEEDRISVCGDDGDQSGQEFMGHSNKIPEIFTKSESGKSWRFRFRWWLRRHFHNSILKSDMTSGDLQRLTYKAAAASHIYGRDVRYVAKTIEYLEKEADMEMYAFLQTHVLNSVGFYV